A window of Apium graveolens cultivar Ventura chromosome 8, ASM990537v1, whole genome shotgun sequence contains these coding sequences:
- the LOC141679906 gene encoding uncharacterized protein LOC141679906 produces the protein MRMINNGDSTLLTLEKDLIIKLNMALVEDEYLFLQKYRVKWMGLGDGNNSFFHKQCKANWNHNKVLALQDSGTMVHGQLSCANLAVNYFKNLLAPEIIHSCIDLEPVDCKVLTEAQATLLCAQVTYAIILDTLKKLKKNKAPGPDGFNVEFFLATWSTTRPDFCPSVKNFFETGFSLRGTLPVRFLGVPLITSRLRVNDCMPLVTKIMNRLNA, from the exons ATGCGTATGATCAATAATGGAGATTCCACCCTTCTTACATTGGAAAAAGACCTCATTATCAAGCTCAATATGGCTCTTGTCGAGGACGAATATTTATTTCTTCAAAAATATAGAGTGAAGTGGATGGGGCTTGGAGATGGAAATAACTCTTTTTTccataaacaatgtaaagcaaacTGGAATCATAACAAGGTGCTAGCTCTTCAGGATTCGGGAACCATGGTGCATGGCCAGTTGTCGTGTGCTAACTTAGCAGTCAATTACTTCAAAAACCTGTTGGCGCCTGAGATTATTCACTCTTGTATTGATTTGGAGCCTGTGGATTGCAAGGTCCTTACTGAGGCCCAGGCTACTTTGCTTTGTGCTCAAGTCACATATGCTATTATTCTTGATACCttgaagaaattgaagaaaaATAAGGCTCCCGGGCCTGATGGCTTTAATGTCGAATTTTTTTTGGCTACCTGGAGCACCACAAGGCCTGATTTTTGTCCTTCAGTAAAGAATTTTTTTGAGACTGGGTTTTCCCTCAG AGGTACTTTGCCAGTTAGGTTCCTTGGTGTTCCATTGATCACTTCGAGGCTTCGTGTGAATGACTGCATGCCCCTTGTCACCAAAATCATGAACAGACTTAATGCTTAG